In Brassica rapa cultivar Chiifu-401-42 chromosome A06, CAAS_Brap_v3.01, whole genome shotgun sequence, a single window of DNA contains:
- the LOC103871346 gene encoding hexokinase-3, with the protein MGKVAVAFAAAAVVAACSVAAVMVRRRVKSRRKWRTVVEILKELEEGCDTPVGRLRQVVDAMAVEMHAGLASEGGSKLKMLLTFVHELPKGTEKGTYYALHLGGTYFRILRVLLGGERSYLDVQDVERHPIPSHLMNSTSEVLFNFLAFSLERFIEKEGDGSSSQGVKRELAFTFSFPVKHSSISSGVLIKWTKGFEISEMVGKDIAECLQVALNRRGLDMHVAVLVNDTVGALSLGYYHDPDTVVAVVFGTGSNACYLERTDAMIKSQGLLTTSGSMVVNMEWGNFWSSHLPRTSYDIDLDAESSNSNEMGFEKMLSGMYLGDIVRRVILRMSQESDIFGPSSSLLSEPYALRTNSVSAMHEDDTPELQEVTRILKDLGVSEVPLKVRKLVVKVCDVVTRRAGRLAAAGIAGILKKIGRDGSGGITSGRSRSEIQMQKRTVVAVEGGLYMNYSMFREYMEEALVEILGEEVSQYVVVKAMEDGSSIGSALLVASLQS; encoded by the exons ATGGGGAAGGTCGCGGTTGCGTTTGCGGCGGCTGCGGTTGTGGCCGCTTGTTCTGTAGCGGCGGTGATGGTGAGGAGGAGAGTGAAGAGTCGTAGGAAATGGAGGACTGTGGTGGAGATTTTGAAGGAGTTGGAGGAGGGTTGTGATACTCCGGTGGGGAGGTTGAGGCAAGTGGTGGATGCTATGGCCGTGGAGATGCACGCTGGATTGGCTTCTGAAGGAGGCTCTAAGCTTAAAATGCTCCTCACTTTCGTCCATGAGTTGCCTAAAGG GACGGAGAAAGGAACTTATTATGCACTACACCTTGGAGGCACTTACTTTAGGATTTTGAGAGTCCTTCTAGGTGGTGAAAGGTCATATCTAGATGTTCAAGATGTTGAACGACATCCCATACCTTCACATTTGATGAATAGCACCAGCGAG GTTCTTTTTAACTTTCTCGCCTTTTCCTTGGAAAGATTCATCGAAAAAGAAGGAGACGGGTCTAGTTCACAAGGTGTTAAAAGGGAACTTGCATTTACGTTTTCGTTTCCTGTCAAGCATAGCTCTATATCTTCAGGAGTTCTAATCAAATGGACCAAAGGTTTTGAGATTAGTGAAATG GTTGGGAAAGACATAGCTGAATGTCTACAAGTAGCGCTGAACAGAAGAGGCCTTGATATGCATGTTGCGGTTCTT GTGAATGATACTGTCGGAGCCTTGTCACTTGGATATTATCATGACCCAGATACAGTTGTTGCGGTTGTATTTGGAACAGGTAGTAATGCATGTTACTTGGAACGAACTGATGCCATGATCAAGTCTCAGGGTCTGCTTACAACTTCAGGAAGCATG GTAGTCAATATGGAGTGGGGTAATTTTTGGTCCTCACACCTGCCAAGGACTTCATATGACATTGACTTGGATGCAGAGAGTTCAAATTCAAACGAAATG GGATTTGAGAAGATGTTATCAGGAATGTATCTGGGTGACATTGTTCGAAGAGTTATTCTTCGCATGTCACAAGAATCTGATATCTTTGGACCCTCCTCTTCTTTGTTATCTGAGCCTTACGCTCTTAG AACAAACTCAGTCTCAGCCATGCATGAAGATGATACACCTGAGCTGCAGGAAGTAACAAGAATCTTGAAAGACTTGGGG GTATCAGAAGTACCATTGAAGGTGAGAAAACTCGTGGTGAAAGTATGCGacgtggtgacaagaagagcgGGGAGGCTAGCAGCAGCAGGGATTGCAGGGATCTTGAAGAAGATAGGCAGAGATGGAAGCGGAGGTATCACGAGCGGGAGAAGCAGAAGCGAAATCCAAATGCAGAAGAGAACAGTTGTTGCAGTAGAAGGAGGTTTGTACATGAACTACTCCATGTTTAGAGAATACATGGAAGAAGCTCTGGTCGAGATTTTAGGAGAAGAAGTGAGTCAGTACGTGGTCGTTAAAGCCATGGAAGATGGTTCTAGCATTGGCTCTGCTCTTCTCGTTGCCTCGTTGCAGTCATGA